A region from the Halomonas piscis genome encodes:
- a CDS encoding ISAs1 family transposase, translated as MASVTSCFSDLPDPRGTNARHELDEILFIALCAVLCGAEDCSDMALFGQSKEAFLRRFLSLPHGIPSHDTFSRVFRHLDPAAFHDHFLSFMSRFAEQVEGVVAVDGKTLRRSYDRAAAKSPLHLVSVWAADQRLVLGQRAVDEKSNEITAVPELLKLLSLSGVTVTADAMHCQRALSQQITEEGGHYALAVKDNQRALLDDVQFMMETASAGEPHVDSGHGRVESRQATVITDIDWLQSAHQWPGLKAVGRITRRRELAEQATEETADYLLSDALSPDQLIEVTRQHWGIENRLHWVLDVTMQEDQNRSRRGHSAENLALLRRLALNVAKLEPSKGSMKGKRKQAGWNDDYLLALIRQFAQLR; from the coding sequence ATGGCATCTGTCACCAGCTGCTTTTCTGATCTGCCCGATCCCAGGGGCACCAACGCCCGTCACGAGCTTGATGAGATCCTGTTCATTGCCTTGTGTGCGGTCCTCTGCGGGGCGGAGGACTGTTCAGATATGGCGTTGTTCGGGCAGTCAAAGGAAGCGTTCCTGCGCCGTTTCCTGTCGCTGCCCCATGGTATCCCCAGCCATGACACGTTCAGCCGGGTCTTTCGCCACCTGGATCCGGCGGCCTTTCACGACCATTTTCTCTCCTTCATGTCACGCTTCGCGGAACAGGTAGAAGGAGTCGTCGCGGTGGATGGCAAGACACTCCGGCGCTCCTACGATCGAGCGGCAGCGAAGTCGCCGCTCCACCTTGTCAGCGTCTGGGCCGCCGATCAGCGCCTGGTGTTGGGCCAGCGCGCCGTCGATGAAAAATCCAACGAGATCACGGCGGTACCGGAGCTGCTCAAGCTTCTGTCTCTCTCTGGCGTGACGGTGACGGCCGACGCCATGCATTGCCAGCGGGCCCTTTCCCAGCAGATTACGGAGGAAGGCGGGCACTATGCCCTGGCGGTCAAAGACAACCAGAGGGCTTTGCTCGACGACGTTCAATTCATGATGGAGACAGCAAGCGCCGGTGAGCCCCACGTTGACAGCGGTCATGGCCGTGTCGAGTCACGCCAGGCGACGGTGATCACCGATATTGACTGGCTGCAGAGCGCCCATCAGTGGCCAGGCCTGAAGGCCGTGGGGCGCATCACTCGCCGCCGTGAGCTGGCTGAGCAGGCCACAGAGGAGACCGCCGACTACCTGCTGAGCGATGCGCTGTCACCAGATCAGCTCATTGAGGTAACACGCCAGCACTGGGGCATCGAGAATCGCCTTCACTGGGTGCTCGACGTCACGATGCAGGAAGACCAGAACCGGAGCCGGCGTGGGCACAGTGCCGAAAACCTGGCGTTGCTACGTCGACTGGCGCTTAACGTCGCCAAACTGGAGCCTTCCAAGGGCTCAATGAAAGGCAAGCGGAAACAAGCAGGCTGGAACGACGACTACCTATTGGCGCTCATCCGGCAGTTCGCTCAACTGCGATAG
- a CDS encoding IS110 family RNA-guided transposase codes for MTAYLTAIALVAQRVSAASNVHAAYIGLDVHKASISVAIAEAGRQAPEFRGEIPNEPQAIDKLVRQLSQRFDGQPLLFSYEAGPCGYGVYHQIQASGHDCEVVAPTLIPQRAGDRIKTDRRDAKMLARLSRSGELTPVWVPTPEQEAIRDLTRAREDMKAAELRARQRLNAFLLRHSKIYPGKSKWIPAHFRWLETVRFDTPVQQVVLQEYVDNVKDAQRRVAGLEKQMRAVLPNWSLAPVVEAVQAMRGVSLITAMTVLAELGDISRFDSPRQLMAYLGLVPSEHSSGGSRRQGGITKTGNGHVRRVLVEAAWSYRFPARKTRIIEQRAEKTSPTVQAIAWEAQKRLCGRYRRLAATGKAKQQVTTAVAREMAGFLWAIACEAMGKPHGSRATA; via the coding sequence ATGACTGCTTATCTAACTGCGATAGCCCTGGTTGCCCAGCGGGTTAGTGCTGCCAGCAACGTCCACGCCGCTTATATTGGCCTGGACGTGCACAAGGCGAGTATCTCCGTGGCAATCGCCGAGGCCGGACGCCAAGCTCCCGAGTTCCGCGGCGAAATTCCGAACGAGCCTCAGGCCATCGATAAGCTGGTTCGTCAGCTGAGTCAGCGTTTCGATGGGCAGCCGTTGTTATTCAGCTACGAGGCTGGCCCCTGTGGCTACGGGGTCTATCACCAGATTCAGGCCAGCGGCCATGATTGCGAGGTCGTTGCCCCGACGCTGATTCCTCAGCGCGCAGGGGATCGCATCAAGACCGACCGTCGCGATGCCAAGATGCTGGCTCGCCTGTCGCGCTCAGGAGAGCTGACACCGGTCTGGGTGCCAACGCCGGAACAGGAGGCGATTCGCGATCTGACGCGTGCCCGGGAAGACATGAAAGCCGCTGAGCTCCGCGCCCGACAGCGACTCAACGCCTTCTTGTTGCGGCACAGCAAGATCTACCCCGGCAAGAGCAAGTGGATACCGGCACACTTCCGCTGGCTGGAGACGGTGCGCTTCGACACCCCGGTTCAGCAGGTTGTGTTGCAGGAGTACGTCGACAACGTGAAAGATGCCCAGCGCCGTGTGGCGGGTCTCGAAAAACAGATGAGAGCGGTGTTACCAAACTGGTCACTGGCTCCGGTGGTCGAGGCCGTTCAGGCGATGCGGGGCGTGAGCCTGATCACGGCGATGACGGTGCTGGCCGAGCTGGGTGACATCAGTCGCTTCGACTCGCCCCGCCAGCTGATGGCCTACCTGGGCCTGGTGCCCAGCGAGCACTCGAGCGGGGGCAGTCGGCGCCAGGGCGGCATCACCAAGACCGGCAACGGCCATGTGCGACGAGTGCTGGTGGAGGCGGCCTGGAGCTACCGGTTCCCGGCCCGCAAGACGCGCATTATTGAGCAGCGCGCCGAGAAGACCTCGCCAACGGTGCAGGCGATCGCCTGGGAGGCGCAGAAGCGACTGTGCGGGCGCTACCGCCGCCTGGCTGCCACGGGCAAGGCCAAGCAGCAAGTCACCACGGCGGTGGCGCGAGAAATGGCCGGCTTCCTGTGGGCGATTGCCTGCGAAGCGATGGGCAAACCGCACGGCAGCCGGGCCACCGCATGA
- a CDS encoding polyketide synthase, translating to MKKRVAIIGAAYRFPGSASATFWQALQDGKDLVTRVAPERWSQEAFWHPDRRHPGTSVSFAAGSLGDVSGFDAAFFGISPREAAHMDPQQRIMLELAWEGFEDAGIPPSALRGSQCGVYLGVASLDYAYRMTDDLSALEASSATGNTASIVANRLSWYGLTRQGVG from the coding sequence ATGAAAAAACGCGTTGCCATTATTGGCGCCGCTTATCGCTTCCCCGGCTCCGCTTCGGCTACGTTCTGGCAGGCCCTGCAAGACGGCAAGGATCTCGTCACAAGGGTCGCCCCCGAGCGCTGGAGTCAGGAAGCTTTTTGGCACCCTGACCGCCGCCACCCCGGCACCAGCGTCAGCTTTGCCGCCGGCAGCCTGGGCGACGTCAGTGGCTTTGACGCGGCGTTTTTCGGTATTTCTCCCCGGGAAGCGGCCCACATGGACCCGCAGCAGCGCATTATGCTCGAGCTTGCCTGGGAGGGCTTTGAAGACGCGGGCATCCCGCCCTCCGCTCTGCGCGGCAGCCAGTGCGGCGTCTATCTGGGGGTGGCCAGCCTAGACTACGCCTACCGCATGACCGACGACCTCTCCGCGCTGGAGGCCTCGTCGGCCACGGGCAACACGGCGAGCATTGTCGCCAACCGTCTCTCCTGGTATGGATTGACCCGTCAAGGGGTCGGTTGA
- a CDS encoding LTA synthase family protein, whose protein sequence is MGLRRRAAAPGAAAGRGVAFRRGQQAAIPQLPAAERPHVVLVQNESFSDPRTWCSDVAQGVLSHWDDTRRRALQHGLLGVPAWGANTVRTECAVLTGLAPADWGIHQFNPYRSLSRRAFPSLAAAFREAGYRTVCLHPYPARFYSRHRVMPHLGFDTFIDDQAFSAADKNGQYIGDAAVARKISQLLAEPDERPLFIFVITMENHGPLGLEPPRRDLLADTLPGAGWPLPEHQRHLAVYLRHLREADAMLGALKRALGQAPRPGLLGFYGDHVPILPEAYAYYSRPAGESPYMIWSTRQTSAIDAAPTRLAAHELGRALLRHAGAG, encoded by the coding sequence GTGGGCCTACGGCGTCGCGCTGCTGCGCCGGGCGCCGCCGCCGGCCGAGGCGTCGCCTTTCGCCGCGGTCAACAAGCCGCCATCCCCCAGCTGCCCGCTGCCGAGCGCCCCCACGTGGTGCTGGTACAGAACGAATCGTTTTCCGACCCGCGGACCTGGTGTTCCGACGTGGCTCAAGGCGTCCTCTCCCACTGGGACGACACCCGCCGCCGGGCCCTTCAGCACGGCCTGCTTGGCGTCCCCGCCTGGGGCGCCAACACCGTCCGCACCGAGTGCGCCGTGCTCACAGGCCTGGCCCCGGCCGACTGGGGCATTCACCAGTTCAACCCCTACCGGTCGCTTTCGCGCCGCGCGTTTCCCAGCCTTGCCGCCGCATTCCGGGAGGCCGGCTATCGCACCGTTTGCCTGCACCCCTACCCGGCACGCTTTTACTCCCGCCACCGGGTGATGCCCCATCTGGGGTTTGATACCTTCATCGACGACCAGGCGTTCAGCGCGGCAGACAAAAACGGCCAGTACATCGGCGACGCCGCCGTGGCCCGAAAAATCTCGCAGCTGCTTGCCGAGCCTGACGAGAGGCCGCTGTTCATTTTTGTCATCACCATGGAAAACCATGGCCCGCTGGGGCTGGAGCCGCCCCGGCGCGATCTGCTGGCCGACACCCTGCCCGGGGCCGGCTGGCCACTGCCCGAGCATCAGCGCCACCTTGCGGTATATCTGCGCCATCTGCGCGAAGCGGACGCCATGCTCGGCGCACTCAAGCGGGCGCTTGGGCAAGCCCCGCGACCCGGTCTTCTCGGCTTTTACGGCGACCACGTGCCCATTCTGCCCGAGGCCTACGCCTACTACTCGCGACCCGCCGGCGAGTCGCCGTATATGATATGGTCAACCCGGCAAACGTCCGCGATAGATGCCGCCCCCACCCGGCTGGCGGCACACGAGCTTGGCCGCGCGCTGCTCCGGCACGCAGGCGCCGGCTGA
- a CDS encoding SDR family NAD(P)-dependent oxidoreductase: protein MPDTCVLITGATGAIGGALARRYAAAGTRLILHGRRQEALEALAERCRRRGARVTTSRIDLADPESLARWLEDEVCAVAVPDIVIACAGQNTHPATPGALEPAADAQAVLALNLAVPVAMAQHLVPHMRARGSGQLAFVSSLAAWYGLPTTPTYSASKAGIKAYGEGLRGWLAPFGIGVSVVMPGYVSSPMCQAMPGPKPGEWPPERAARVIQRGIRANRARIAFPFWLGWGTRWLGLLPAGLSQRLLKVLGYQRLPSADDE from the coding sequence ATGCCGGATACGTGCGTATTGATCACCGGCGCCACCGGCGCCATCGGCGGTGCTCTGGCCAGGCGCTACGCCGCCGCCGGCACCCGGCTGATTCTGCACGGCCGCCGGCAGGAGGCGCTCGAGGCCCTGGCCGAGCGCTGCCGCCGCCGAGGGGCCCGGGTCACCACCTCCCGCATCGACCTGGCCGACCCCGAGTCGCTGGCCCGCTGGCTGGAGGACGAGGTATGCGCGGTGGCGGTGCCGGACATCGTCATTGCCTGCGCCGGCCAGAACACCCACCCCGCCACCCCCGGTGCCCTTGAGCCCGCCGCCGATGCCCAGGCCGTGCTGGCGCTCAACCTGGCCGTGCCCGTGGCCATGGCCCAGCACCTGGTCCCCCACATGCGCGCCCGGGGCAGCGGCCAGCTTGCGTTCGTCAGCTCGCTGGCGGCGTGGTACGGGCTGCCCACCACGCCCACCTACAGCGCCAGCAAGGCCGGCATCAAGGCCTACGGCGAAGGGCTGCGCGGCTGGCTTGCCCCCTTCGGCATCGGCGTCAGCGTGGTCATGCCGGGCTACGTCAGCTCTCCCATGTGTCAAGCCATGCCCGGCCCCAAGCCCGGCGAGTGGCCGCCGGAGCGCGCCGCCCGAGTCATCCAGCGCGGCATTCGGGCCAACCGGGCGCGCATTGCCTTTCCCTTCTGGCTTGGCTGGGGCACGCGCTGGCTGGGGCTGTTGCCCGCGGGCCTCTCCCAGCGGCTGCTCAAGGTTCTGGGCTATCAGCGCCTGCCGAGCGCCGACGATGAGTAG
- a CDS encoding capsular polysaccharide export protein, LipB/KpsS family produces MLPRDPAWFRDAASALPRPQAPTHFTSRFKVRALHDVCYHLAGLANPLVAPHYRNHSSLTAPWEYAGYIRRFTWLRYRRVKDHNRIRSLLLSRRPFFILPLQLNTDAQIRDHSAYANMQEVIAATLASFARHAPSDAVLCIKNHPLDQGLCGYERLVNRLAREYDIAPRVVFLESGDLNRITRHAAGTVTVNSTTGLVALGHGCPTIALGDPIYQLPGLTFQGSLDAFWRAPTPPSATLFACFRRTVMHATQINGGFYNQPGIDLAVEGAAQRLTARTSPLEQLGLTLPQGDT; encoded by the coding sequence CTGCTCCCCCGGGACCCGGCGTGGTTCCGCGACGCCGCCTCGGCGCTGCCCCGACCGCAAGCGCCGACGCACTTTACCTCACGCTTTAAAGTTCGCGCGCTGCACGACGTCTGCTACCACCTGGCGGGCCTGGCCAATCCGCTGGTCGCCCCGCACTACCGCAACCATTCGTCGCTGACCGCCCCCTGGGAATACGCCGGCTATATACGTCGCTTTACCTGGCTGCGCTACCGCCGGGTCAAGGATCACAACCGCATTCGCTCGCTGCTGCTGAGCCGCCGGCCGTTTTTTATCCTGCCGCTGCAGCTCAACACCGACGCCCAGATCCGCGATCATTCGGCCTACGCCAACATGCAGGAAGTCATCGCCGCGACGCTTGCCTCCTTTGCCCGCCATGCGCCGAGCGACGCCGTGCTATGCATCAAGAACCACCCGCTGGACCAGGGCCTTTGCGGCTATGAGCGGCTGGTCAACCGGCTTGCCCGGGAATACGACATCGCGCCACGGGTGGTTTTTCTGGAGTCGGGCGACCTCAACCGCATTACGCGTCACGCCGCCGGCACCGTTACCGTCAACAGCACCACCGGGCTTGTCGCGCTGGGCCACGGCTGCCCCACCATCGCCCTTGGCGACCCGATCTACCAGCTCCCGGGGCTGACGTTTCAGGGCTCGCTGGACGCGTTCTGGCGCGCGCCGACGCCGCCATCCGCCACGCTTTTTGCCTGCTTTCGCCGCACCGTCATGCACGCCACCCAGATCAACGGCGGCTTTTACAATCAGCCGGGCATCGACCTGGCCGTCGAGGGCGCCGCCCAACGCCTGACGGCCCGAACCTCCCCGCTTGAGCAGCTGGGCCTTACCCTCCCCCAAGGCGATACCTGA
- a CDS encoding capsular polysaccharide export protein, LipB/KpsS family: MQRRNRRDPAGNRAATINPPELAAAVLPPVSPSVNPKVLNLASDTRTFLFLQGVCSPFNARLASRLEHEGHRVIKLHFNAGDIVYWGRQGHHRHLFRGRLEALGDYVQTLWQRYGVTDQIVFGDRRPIHRTAVENAPRAGIRTHVFEEGYFRPYLGHARARRRQRPLAAPPGPGVVPRRRLGAAPTASADALYLTL, encoded by the coding sequence GTGCAACGCCGAAACCGTCGTGACCCTGCTGGAAATCGCGCGGCAACAATCAACCCGCCTGAGCTGGCCGCAGCAGTGCTACCGCCTGTATCGCCGTCTGTTAACCCGAAGGTACTGAATTTGGCCTCCGATACGCGCACATTTCTCTTTTTGCAGGGCGTTTGCTCGCCTTTCAATGCGCGCCTGGCCTCGCGGCTGGAGCACGAGGGGCACCGGGTCATCAAACTGCACTTCAACGCCGGCGATATCGTTTACTGGGGGCGTCAGGGGCACCACCGCCACCTCTTTCGCGGCCGCCTGGAAGCGCTGGGCGACTATGTCCAGACGCTATGGCAGCGCTACGGCGTCACCGACCAGATTGTGTTTGGCGACCGCCGCCCGATTCACCGCACGGCGGTGGAAAACGCACCAAGAGCGGGCATACGCACCCACGTGTTCGAGGAAGGCTATTTTCGCCCTTATCTGGGTCACGCTCGAGCGCGAAGGCGTCAACGGCCACTCGCTGCTCCCCCGGGACCCGGCGTGGTTCCGCGACGCCGCCTCGGCGCTGCCCCGACCGCAAGCGCCGACGCACTTTACCTCACGCTTTAA
- a CDS encoding capsular polysaccharide biosynthesis protein, giving the protein MALPTACYFSSGIGRIRALATFLPEFSLRRYRPGQPADHVLGWGLKPTARRARRYALKHGIPYIALEDGFLRSLAPAAEGYQPLSLVVDKQGIYYDASRPSDLETCLNEAAFSAAELTEAERCMALLRRYRLSKYNHAPESALDHLPASRVLLIDQTAGDASIEYGRADANTFHAMLDAALARHPGATLWIKTHPDVIAGTRRGHLASAAAHPRCRVIGEDVNPWALFDRVDEVHTVTSQLGFEALMAGKRVYCHGLPFYAGWGLTHDTQTCSRRRRKRTLVEIFTAAYLRYCRYANPYTGRPATLHETVTLLADQRRQRERGRGHWLACGFSGWKQKFVGDFIGDAGTLTHYPRQQALPASRAPLLAWSSGIDAALIDHAHRQQAPLWRMEDGFIRSAGLGVDLARPLSLVLDRRGIYYDPRRPSDLETLLNRAAFDEELRKRARALRKRLVALKLSKYNVTAGPAACPLPDDGRELILVPGQVETDASVAAGSPQVRTNSALLEAVRAARPDACILYKAHPDVVSGIRLGQLDRHAGQLYDLDVSDAEIASLLERVDSVHTMSSLTGFEALLRGRRVHTLGAHPGSSELLKAHAAP; this is encoded by the coding sequence ATGGCCTTACCCACCGCGTGCTACTTCTCTTCGGGGATCGGCAGAATCCGCGCCCTGGCGACGTTTCTCCCCGAGTTCTCGCTGCGCCGCTACCGCCCGGGTCAGCCGGCCGACCATGTGCTCGGCTGGGGGCTCAAGCCCACCGCTCGCCGGGCGCGCCGCTACGCGCTGAAGCATGGCATTCCCTACATAGCGCTTGAAGACGGTTTTTTGCGCTCGCTGGCGCCGGCGGCAGAGGGCTACCAGCCGCTTAGCCTGGTGGTCGACAAGCAGGGCATTTACTACGACGCCTCGCGCCCCTCGGATCTGGAAACCTGCCTCAACGAAGCCGCGTTTTCCGCCGCCGAACTCACCGAGGCCGAGCGCTGCATGGCCCTGCTGCGCCGCTACCGGCTGTCCAAGTACAATCACGCCCCCGAGAGCGCTCTGGATCATCTGCCCGCCTCCCGGGTACTGCTGATCGACCAGACCGCAGGCGACGCCTCGATTGAATACGGCCGGGCCGACGCTAACACCTTTCACGCCATGCTCGACGCGGCCCTTGCGCGACACCCAGGCGCCACGCTGTGGATCAAGACGCACCCCGACGTCATTGCCGGCACCCGGCGGGGCCACCTGGCGTCAGCGGCGGCGCATCCTCGCTGCCGGGTGATCGGCGAGGACGTCAATCCCTGGGCGCTGTTTGACCGGGTGGACGAGGTGCATACGGTGACCAGCCAGCTGGGGTTCGAGGCGCTCATGGCCGGCAAGCGGGTGTACTGCCACGGCCTGCCCTTTTATGCCGGCTGGGGGCTCACCCACGATACCCAAACCTGCTCGCGCCGCCGCCGCAAGCGCACCCTGGTCGAGATCTTTACCGCGGCGTACCTGCGCTATTGCCGCTACGCCAACCCCTATACCGGGCGACCGGCAACGCTTCACGAGACCGTTACGCTGCTTGCCGATCAGCGCCGCCAGCGCGAGCGCGGCCGGGGTCACTGGCTGGCCTGCGGCTTTTCCGGCTGGAAGCAAAAGTTTGTCGGCGACTTTATCGGCGACGCCGGCACGCTGACACACTACCCTCGGCAACAGGCGCTGCCGGCCTCCCGGGCGCCGCTCCTGGCCTGGTCCTCGGGCATCGATGCCGCCCTGATCGACCATGCTCACCGCCAGCAGGCGCCGCTGTGGCGCATGGAAGACGGCTTTATCCGCTCGGCCGGGCTCGGCGTTGACCTGGCGCGCCCGCTCTCGCTGGTGCTCGACCGCCGAGGAATCTACTACGACCCGCGCCGGCCGAGCGATCTGGAAACCCTGCTCAATCGCGCCGCCTTCGACGAGGAGCTGCGCAAGCGCGCCCGGGCGCTGCGAAAGCGCCTGGTGGCCCTGAAGCTGTCCAAATACAACGTCACGGCCGGCCCAGCAGCCTGCCCGCTGCCCGACGACGGCCGGGAGCTGATTCTGGTGCCGGGCCAGGTGGAAACCGACGCCTCCGTGGCCGCCGGCTCGCCGCAGGTCCGCACCAACAGCGCCCTGCTCGAGGCCGTCCGCGCGGCGCGACCCGACGCCTGCATTTTATATAAGGCCCACCCTGATGTAGTATCCGGCATTCGCCTGGGCCAGCTGGACCGCCATGCCGGCCAGCTTTACGACCTGGACGTCAGCGACGCCGAGATCGCCAGCCTGCTCGAGCGCGTGGACAGCGTCCACACCATGAGCTCGCTTACCGGCTTTGAAGCGCTGCTGCGGGGCCGGCGCGTGCATACGCTGGGGGCTCACCCAGGATCTTCTGAGCTGCTCAAGGCGCACGCGGCGCCTTGA
- a CDS encoding OmpW/AlkL family protein → MRKTKMMFAVAATTVLASQAAMAYQAGDTYVRASFEKADIETDNISDENSFHLSGGYLFHDKMGVELGIGEKVKHDFFGLASNDLGTMKRMPVNLLLNYYPLGGIDEARVQPFVGVGLNYTRYSNIHAIDGFDIDIDDEYGVVGQAGLDLTLTDNLSATGYARWSDVDADVDWKRENVNGTGTGSGTVRLDPVTVGAGLTYRF, encoded by the coding sequence ATGCGCAAGACCAAGATGATGTTCGCCGTTGCAGCGACTACCGTTCTCGCCAGCCAGGCGGCCATGGCCTATCAGGCGGGCGATACCTATGTCCGCGCCAGCTTTGAAAAGGCCGATATCGAAACCGACAATATCTCCGACGAGAACTCTTTCCACCTCTCCGGCGGCTATCTCTTCCACGACAAGATGGGCGTTGAGCTGGGCATCGGGGAAAAGGTCAAGCACGACTTTTTCGGGCTGGCCAGCAACGACCTGGGCACCATGAAGCGCATGCCGGTCAACCTGCTGCTTAACTACTACCCGCTGGGCGGTATTGATGAAGCGCGCGTGCAGCCCTTCGTCGGCGTGGGTCTGAACTACACTCGCTACTCCAACATCCACGCCATCGACGGCTTTGACATCGACATCGATGACGAGTACGGCGTGGTTGGCCAGGCAGGTCTGGATCTGACCCTCACCGATAACCTGAGCGCTACCGGCTACGCCCGCTGGTCCGACGTTGACGCCGACGTCGACTGGAAAAGAGAAAACGTCAACGGTACCGGCACCGGCAGCGGCACCGTTCGCCTGGACCCGGTCACCGTCGGCGCCGGTCTGACCTACCGCTTCTGA
- a CDS encoding type I secretion system permease/ATPase: MAKQQEATDLQRALKACKGSFVAVGFFSMFVNLLMLVPPMYMLQVYDRVLSTQSEDTLLMLTLLVIFLFAIMGGLELVRSRILVRVGNRLDTMINERLYSAMFRRSLMAPGGQSAQPLSDLTSLRQFLTGKSLFAFFDAPWVPIYIGVMFLFHPWLGIFAIGAGLILVALAVANEKSTQKLLSEANSEHIQAQNLANSNLRNAEVLHAMGMLPGIMGCWSKRHHEFLAKQSRASDRAGALTNASKVFRMMAQSLILGLAALLVLKGELTGGMVIAGSILMGRALAPIDQMIGGWKGFVGARGAYQRLNELLSQIPDEQKRMSLPAPEGYLSVENVAAAPPGTRMATIRGVNFAVDKGEHIGIIGPSAAGKSTLARVLLGIWPSQVGDVRLDGGDITQYNRDELGPHVGYLPQDIELFDGTVSENIARFGNVEPEKVVRAARKAGVHEMILELPNGYDTVISGGGGALSGGQRQRVGLARALYGDPVFLVLDEPNANLDDAGERALAEAIARLKAEGTTLFVISHRQSVLKHMDKLLVMKEGQVSMFGPRDQVLAQFAKKPRSKVGQQGSARLSAVNGARGGEES; encoded by the coding sequence ATGGCAAAGCAACAGGAAGCAACGGATCTGCAGCGGGCGCTCAAGGCCTGCAAGGGTTCGTTTGTTGCGGTGGGTTTTTTCAGCATGTTTGTCAACCTGTTGATGCTGGTTCCGCCGATGTACATGCTCCAGGTGTACGACCGCGTTCTTTCGACCCAGAGTGAAGACACGCTTTTGATGCTTACCCTGCTGGTGATCTTCCTGTTCGCCATCATGGGCGGGCTGGAACTGGTGCGTTCGCGCATTCTCGTGCGCGTGGGCAATCGCCTGGATACCATGATCAACGAGCGCCTTTACAGCGCCATGTTCCGGCGCAGCCTGATGGCCCCGGGCGGGCAGAGCGCCCAGCCGCTCAGCGACCTGACCTCGCTGCGCCAGTTTCTCACCGGCAAAAGTCTGTTTGCGTTTTTTGACGCCCCCTGGGTGCCGATTTACATCGGCGTGATGTTCTTGTTTCACCCCTGGCTGGGGATTTTTGCCATCGGCGCCGGGCTGATTCTGGTGGCGCTTGCGGTTGCCAACGAAAAATCCACCCAGAAGCTGCTGTCCGAAGCCAACAGCGAGCACATCCAGGCCCAAAACCTGGCCAATTCCAACCTGCGCAACGCCGAAGTGCTGCATGCCATGGGCATGCTGCCCGGCATCATGGGCTGCTGGTCGAAGCGCCACCACGAATTTCTGGCCAAGCAGTCCAGAGCAAGCGACCGCGCCGGCGCGCTGACGAACGCTTCCAAGGTGTTCCGCATGATGGCCCAGTCGCTGATATTGGGGCTGGCCGCGCTGCTGGTGTTGAAAGGCGAGCTCACCGGCGGCATGGTAATCGCCGGCTCGATTCTCATGGGCCGGGCATTGGCGCCCATTGACCAGATGATCGGCGGCTGGAAAGGGTTCGTCGGCGCCCGGGGTGCCTATCAGCGCCTGAACGAGCTGCTGAGTCAGATTCCCGACGAGCAAAAGCGCATGTCGCTACCTGCGCCCGAAGGCTACCTGAGCGTGGAAAACGTGGCCGCCGCCCCTCCCGGTACGCGCATGGCCACTATCCGCGGCGTCAACTTTGCCGTGGACAAGGGGGAGCATATCGGCATCATTGGCCCCAGCGCGGCGGGGAAGTCGACGCTTGCTCGGGTGCTGCTGGGCATCTGGCCAAGCCAGGTGGGCGATGTGCGCCTCGACGGCGGCGACATTACCCAGTATAACCGCGACGAGCTGGGTCCCCATGTGGGGTATCTGCCCCAGGACATCGAGCTGTTTGACGGCACCGTGAGCGAGAACATCGCCCGCTTTGGCAACGTGGAACCGGAAAAGGTCGTCCGCGCAGCAAGGAAAGCCGGTGTTCACGAAATGATCCTGGAGCTGCCCAACGGCTACGACACCGTGATTTCCGGCGGCGGCGGAGCGCTTTCCGGCGGCCAGCGCCAGCGCGTGGGGCTGGCCAGGGCGCTCTACGGCGATCCGGTCTTTTTGGTACTGGACGAACCCAACGCCAACCTCGACGACGCCGGCGAGCGCGCGCTGGCCGAGGCCATCGCCCGGCTCAAGGCGGAAGGCACCACGCTGTTTGTCATCAGCCACCGCCAGAGCGTGCTCAAGCACATGGATAAATTGCTGGTGATGAAAGAAGGCCAGGTCAGCATGTTTGGCCCGCGCGACCAGGTGCTGGCCCAGTTTGCCAAAAAGCCCCGGAGCAAGGTGGGGCAGCAGGGCTCGGCCCGGCTGTCTGCCGTGAACGGCGCGCGCGGCGGCGAGGAGTCATGA